The Urbifossiella limnaea nucleotide sequence TCCGTCCCGCGGTGCGGCATGGACGCCGCTCCGGTTTACCCGGTAAAGTAACCGCGGTTAGCACGGCACAAGCCCGCGGAGGCCGCAATGTCTCGGTTCGACCTGTCCCGCCTCGAAGCCGCCCAGAAGGTGCCGGGCAAGCCCCGCCACAAGACCCGCGAGGTGCGGGTCGGTAGCCGCGTCTTCGGCGGGTCGAACCCGATCTGGGTACAGTCGATGACCACCACCGACACGTTCGACGTGGACGGCACGGTGAAGCAGATCCACGCCCTCGAAGAAGCCGGCTGCGAGTTGGTCCGCGTGACAGTGCCGAAGCCGGAGGACGCCGGGGCGCTGTCGCGCATCCGCGAGCGGGTCGGCATCCCGCTCATCTGCGACATCCACTTCGACTACAAGATGGCCCTCGCGGCGCTCGACCACCCGGTGGACAAGATTCGCATCAACCCCGGCAACATCGGCAGCCACGAGCGGTTCCGGCAGGTGATCCGCAAGGCGAAGGACCGCGGCCTCCCCATGCGCATCGGCGTCAACGCCGGCAGCCTGGAGCGGGAGCTGATCGACAAGTACGGCTTCCCCTGCCCGCCGGCGATCGTCGAGAGCGCGCTGCGGTACATCGAGATGGCCGAGAGCGAGGGGTACCACGACATCGTGGTGTCGCTGAAGTCGTCGGACGTGCTCGTGGCGGTGGAGGCGTACCGGCTCTACGCCGGGCTCGCCGACTACCCGACGCACATCGGCATCACCGAGGCCGGGAAGCCGCCCTACGCGGTGACCAAGAGCGCCGCCGGGCTCGCCCCCATCCTGCTCGACGGCATCGGCGACACGATTCGCATCTCGCTGCTCGGTGACCCGGTGCCCGAGATCGCGGCGGCGTTCGACATCCTTCAAGCGACGCAGCGCCGCGTCCGCCGCCCGGAGTTGATCGCGTGCCCGACATGCGGCCGGCTGGCGATCGACCTGGAGAAGATCATTGCCGAGCTGGAGGTAAAGCTGGCCGGTAAGAAGCTGCCGGTGAAGATCAGCGTGCTGGGGTGCGTGGTGAACGGCCCCGGCGAGGCGAAGGAGGCGGACATCGGCATCGCTGCGGGGAACGGCCAGGGGATGATCTTCCGCAACGGTGAGATGGTGCGGCGGGTGCCGGAGGCGGAAATCGTGGACGGCCTGATGGAGGAGTTGGCCCGCTGGGAGGTTGAGAACGCCGACAAGATCGCCGCGGCGAGCCCGTCGCGGCCGGGCGAGGCCGAGGGGCTGGGCCGCCGCCGGCTGCCAGTGGTGGCGGGTTGAGCCGCTACGGGAGTCGTTGCCGCCATTGATGACGGGCACTGCGACCGTGTGTCACCGAAATGATTATGACCTCGGACGCGGTTGCCTCGTAGACGACGAGAAAGTCGTAGCGGTGGGGGACAACGACCCGGACTTCCCGGCCGCGGGGGCAGCCGGCCACCTTCGGGTACGCGAGCGGCATCGCCAAGACACGCGAGACCGCAGCGTGGACCTCGTCGATCAACTCGCCGCCGAGGCCGGCCTGACGGGCCTCGTACCAGGCAGCCGCGTCGTCCAGGTCCGCACGGGCGACATCCAAAAATCGGTACGTCATGGCTGCGGCCCGCGGGCGTACCGGGCGCGCAGTTCGCGCATCACCTGCTCCCCGTCGAGCAGTACCGCGGTCCCGTCGGCGATCGACTGGAGTCGGCGGTCGAGCTCGGCCCGGAACGCCGGGTCGTCGGGGAGCTGGCTCTCGGCCGGACCGAGGGTCGCGTCCAGTTGGTCGGCGAGCCACCGCCGGTCGTCCTCGGTCAGAGTCAGCGCCTGTTGCAACAACGCGGTTGCGGCATCGCTCATCGGTCGCCTCCGTCACAGGGTCGGGCCGATCGACCACGGGGCGAACTCCTCCTCGCCGACGCCGTGGAGCTCGCTCTTGGTCTTCTCCCCGCTCGCCGTCGCCAGGATCGCCTCGAAAATCTCGCGGCCCACGTCCTCGACCGGCGTCCCGGTCAGGATTGGGCCGGCGTTGATGTCCATGTCCGACTCCATCTTCTCGTACAGCGGCGTGTTCGTGGCGATCTTCAGGCACGGCGTCGGCTTGCACCCGTACACGCTGCCGCGGCCGGTCGTGAACACGCACACGTTCGCCCCGCCGGCCACGATGCCGGTCATGCTCACCGGGTCGTAGCCGGGCGTGTCCATCACCACGAACCCCTTCGCCGTCACCGGCTCGGCGTACCGCACCACGTCCACCATCGCCGTGCTGCCAGCCTTGGCGATCGCGCCCAGGCTCTTCTCGTAGATCGTCGTCAGCCCGCCCTCCTTGTTCCCCGGGCTCGGGTTGTTGTTGATCTCCGCCCCGAACACGCCCGTGTACCACTCCCACCACTTGATCCGCTCCACCAGCTTCTCGCCGACTTCCTTGCTGACGGCCCGCCGAGTCAGGACGTGCTCGGCGCCGTAAATCTCGGTCGTCTCGCCGAGGATGGTGGTGCCGCCCTGCTGCACGATCAGGTCGGACGCGACGCCGAGCGCCGGGTTCGCCGTCACGCCGCTGTTGCCGTCGGAGCCGCCGCAGTTCGTGCCCAGAATGAGGTGCTTGGCCGGCAGTTCCACCCGCTTGACGTCGTTCATCCGCGGCAGCAGTTCGGCCAGCGCCTTCACGCCGGCGTCGACCGTTTTGCCGATGCCGCCGGCCTCCTGGATGGTGATGACCGTCGGCGGCTGCTTCGACCCGCCGATCTGGATCAGGCCTTCCGCCTCGACCAGGTGCGAGGCCTGCACGATCTCGCAGCCGAGGCCGACGATGATGAACCCGGCGATGTTCGGGTGCTTGGCGAACCCGGCCAGCGTGCGTTCCAACTGGCGGTGGTCCGGCCCCTCGTACTGCATCGCGCACCCGCCGCGGTGGACGATCGGCACCACGCCGTCCACGTTCGGGTAGTCGCGGAGGATGCCACTCGTCCGCACCTTCTCGGCGATGTACTTGCTGGCGCTCGCCGAGCAGTTCACCGTGCTGATGATGGCGACGTAGTTCCGCGTGCCGTACCGCTGGTGGTCGGGCCGGCTGCTGCCGCGGTCGTAGCCCAGGAACGTGCGGTACTCGGCCGGCGGCGGCAGCGGCGCCGGGAGGTCGGCGCAGAAGGCGTAGTCGCGCTCGAAGCTGCCGAGCTTCACGTTCTGGACGTGGACGTGTTCGCCGACGGCGATGTTCCGCCCCGCGAAGCCGATGACCTGGCCGTACTTGTTCACCGCCTCGCCGTCCGGGATCGGCCGGACGGCGAACTTGTGCCCCATCTTCACCGGCGCGGACACGGTGACGGTCGTGCCGTCGAGCCGCAGCGCGGTGCCCCCGGGGATGGGCTTGCGGGCGACGGCGACGTTGTCCCCCGGGCGAAGGTGGACGGCGAACTCGGACAGAGGCACGGAGGACATCGCGGCGGGTTCCTGCGGGAGGGGGAATCCGTTCACTCTACCGGATGGCGGCGCGGCCGGGAACCCGGGCCGGTCGGGGGGGTTGTGCCGGGCGGGCGGGCGGCCGCGTCGGGTTTCAGCCGAGGCAGTCGCCCGGAAGCGCGGCGGGGGTGCCGTACCCCGGTAAACTCACGGAAGCAAGCGGGAGACGTGTCCGTTGCCGGGTCTTCCCCTATCCTGACGGCCAACCACCTCGCCCGCCGGACCCCGGGGGCGCACCGCGGAAAGGTCGGCGATGGAAAAAGGGCTCTGCTACGGGGCGCTCGGCGTCGCCGCACTGATGCTCGTGGTCTTCCTGCTCGACCTCGTCGCGGGGTTCCCGTTCGGCGGCAGCCCCTTCATGCTCCTCGACATCCTCGGCATCATCTCGGCCGGGATCATCGGCTACCTGGCATTTAACGCCAGCCAGGATTTGAAGTGACGCGGCCCACCCGTTGCCACGGGCGGGCGATCAGGGATGGTGTTCGGTCCCTTCTTCACGCACCAGCCGGATCAGCGCGTCGATTAACCCGTCAATGGTGAACGTCGTGGCCTCCGCGGCCACGGGGTAGCCCAGCCGCCGGACGGCGCCGCCGGTCTCGGGGCTGATCGCCACCAGTTTCACCTCGCCGCGCTCGACCCGGCCGCGGATCGTGTCGTCGAATCCGGCCAGCAGGTTCTCCGCGATGCGCGAACTCGGCAGCGTCACGTAGCGGATCTCGCCGCGGCGGAGGGCGTCGAGCACGCCGGGGTCGGGTGCCGCGGTGTCGGTCTGGTCGTAGGTCGTCACCTGCCCCACGACGGACGCCACCTTCGCCAACTCGACGCGGATCACGTCGCGGCCGCGGTTCGCCCGTGCCAGCAGCACCCGATGCCCGGCGACGTGCGGAGCCAGAGCCGCGGCCAGCCCCTCGGACGAGAACGTCTCGGCCGGCACCACGTCGGCGCGGAGGCGGTACTCGCGGAGGGCGTCGGCCGTCTTGGGGCCGATGGCGGCGAACTTCACGCGGCCCACGTCGCGCAGGTCGCGCCCAAGCTCGTCCAGGCGGCGGACCACGGCGTGAACGCCGTTCGCGCTCGTGAACACGAGCCAGTCCCAGCCGCCGTCGCGCACTTCCGCCAACGCCCGGTCGAGCGGCGCGGGATCGGCGGGCGGGCGGATTTCGACCGTCGGCATCTGGGACACGACGGCCCCGAGGTGTTCGAGCCGCCGCACCATTCCCGCGGCCTGGTGCGCCGGTCGGGTCACCAGCACGCGCCGGCCGAACAGCGGCCGCGACTCCCACCACGCCGCCGCCGGGCGGTGCGCCACCGGGTCGCCGACGACGATGAGCCCGGGGGCTTCGAGGCCGGCGTTGCGGCGGGCGGGTTCCAGGTCGGCGAGGCGGGCGTACACCGCACGCTGCTCGCCGGTGCTGGCCCGCTCCACGATCGCGGCCGGCGTGTCGGGGTTCTTCCCGTGCTTCAACAGTTCCGCGACGATAACGGGCAGCCGGGCCACGCCCATGTAGATGCACAGCGTGCCGGGGAACGCCGCGAGGGCCTTCCAGTCGAGGCGGTTGCCGGGCTTGTTCGGCAGTTCGTGGCCCGTGACGAGCGCCACGGCGCTGGCGTAGTTGCGGTGCGTGAGCGGGATCTCGAGGAACGCCCCGGCGGCGAGCGCGGCGGTGACGCCGGGGACGATCTCGTAGCCGACGCCGGCCGTCCGCAGCGCCTCGGCTTCTTCACCGCCGCGGCCGAAGACGAGCGGGTCGCCGCCCTTGAGCCGCACCACGGTCTTGCCGGCGCGGGCGTACCGGATGAGCATCTCGTGGATGTGCGGGTACTTGTCGGGGTGCGTCCCCGGCAGGTCGCGGACGCACACCTTTTCCGCGGCCGGGTTCGCCACGTCGAGTAGCCGGAGGGGAACGAGCTGGTCGTGCAGCACCAGGTCGGCGCGGGCCAGCACCTCCGCCGCGCGGACGGTCAGCAACCCCGGGTTGCCGGGGCCGGCGCCCACCAGGAAGACGGTGGGCTCGGCAGGATCAGGTTGCAGCGGGGGACTCATAGCTCACTTGCGTCGCGGAATGACCACTTACCAATGACCCGCCAACGACCAAGGAAAACCTGGTGCTCCGTCCTTGGTCATCGGCAAGTGGTCATTCCCGCGCGGCGGGTCAGACGGCGATCTCCTCGGCCGCCGGCTCGTCGGCGGCGGCCGGGTCGAACCCCGGGAAGTAGTAGCAGAACACGATGCCCGCCAGGTACAGGCCGAACATCGGCACGAACAGGTAGCCCATCGTCACCAGGTCCGGCGTCGGCGTGATGAGGGCCGCGAACAGCGCCAGTACGAAGCACGCCCCGCGCCACTTCCGCAGGTAGTCGGCGGCGCTGAACAGGCCGATGCGGTTCAGGAAGATCATCACCAGCGGCGTCTGGAACGACAGCCCGAACACCAGCGGCAGGATCAGCGCCAGGCCGAGCCACTCGTTCAGCCGGATGTCCGGGTCGATGTTCAGCCACTCGTTGAACTTCAACAACGCCTTCACCGCCCCGGGCAGCACCACGAACTGGCACAGGAGCACGCCGGCGACGAACAGGAACAGGCTCGGCAGGAAGATGATCCGGATGTACCGCTTCTCGTGCGGGTACATCCCGGCCCCGACGAACGCCCAGAACTGGTACAAGAGCCACGGGCTCGCCAGCACGATGCCGCAGACGATCGACACCTTGAAGTACACCACCAGCGACTCCTGCGCGCTCAGGGTGGTGAGATACCCCTTGGCCCCGACCAGCGCGTCGCCCTGGTTGCTGAACGAGCTGATGTACCCGGGGTACACCTTGAGGGTGGTGATGATCTCCTTCGGCGCCCCCTCCTTCGGCGCGCCGAACACCGGCACGAACGCCTCCACCGGGATCATCACCGGCATCTCCTGCGGGGCGCCGAGCAGGACGCGCCGCTCGTCGTCGGTGAGGACGGTCAGCGAGTTGTCGTTGTCCCGCAGCTTCTGCCGCACCCCCTCGACCTCGTCCTCCGCGGACGTCTGCTTGTCCTTCAGCTTCTCCTCTTGGGCCTTCAGCGTGCGGCGGTAGTAGAAGTCGCGGACCTGCGTCTCGACCGGGTCGGTGATGATCTCGAACATCGGCTTGCCGACGCCGATCTTGGGGTTGCCGACGGCGCTGCCGATGCCGTCGAGGACGAAGCCGACGCACATCAGGACGACGAGCCCGACCAGGGCGCGGATCATCCGCATCCGCAGCTCTTCGAGGTGCTCCCCGAAGGTCATCCGGGTGTCGTCGAAGATGTCGTCCGGGTATTCGTGGCTGCGCTGGCTTTTCCGGGAAAGCATCGGTATACCCCCCGCGCGGGTGGATGCGGGACGAATCCCAACCACGAGGCGAAGGTGCTCGACCGGTTGGCAGGAACGGACTCGGCGGAAGGTCGGGAGTATCCTATCGACCCGACCCCCGCGACTCAAGTTCCGGGGCGACCGCGGGCCGCCCCGGACACCCGGGGCGGGTAGAATTGTGCCGGACGGACCCACCTACCGGGAGGCCGGGCGATGACGCGGCTTGTGCTGCTCGGGCTGATTCTGGCGGTCGTCGGCTGCACCCGCTACGAGGGGCCGCTGGAGGTGTACCAGAAGAACCGCGCCGGCGACCGGGCCGACCGGCCCGGGTACACCATCGAGGAGCAGAAGGCCCGCGCCCGCGAGCGGCTCACCACCTTCGAAGACAACCCCGAGCGCTACCCGTCGGCCGGCGTCGACCGACCCGGCGGCGTGGGGCGGTAACCTACAACCCCTCCAACTCCGTCAGCTTCCGCTCGGCCGCCCGGATCGCGTTCGGCTGCTTCTCGTGCGCCACGGCCAGCGCTCGCCGGGCGGCCGCGAGGGCTTCCGGCCGGTTCCCCGCGGCCGCCAGCGCGTCGGCCAGCGACACCAGCACGTCGGCGCTGTCGTAGCGCGTCAGGCGCGCCGCCCGGCGGGCGGCGTCGAGCGCCGCCGGTGCGTTGCCGAGTTGCCGGCGGGCGTGGGAGAGCCCCTGCCAGGCGCCCGAGTGCCGGGGGTTGGCGGCCGTCGCCCGGGCGAACCGGTCGGCGGCCCCGGCCCCGTCCCCCAGATCGAGCAGCGCCAGCCCCCAGCGGTACAGCACGTCCGCCGACCGCGGCGTCAGCCGGTCCGTCTTCTCGAAGTAGCTCGCCGCGTCCTTCGGGTTGCCGCTCAGGTACGCCATCCAGCCGAGCATGTTGTACCCGTAGGGGTCGTCCGGGTCGGACCCGGCGACCGCCTCCAGGTGGCCGACCGCGGCCTTGCGGTCGCCGAGGGTGGCGAGGAGCGTGCCGAGCTTCCCCTGGGCGGACGCCCAGTTCGGCTTCACCTTGAGCAGTTGTTCGATTCGGGCGACGGCCTCGCGGGTGCGTCCCGCGGCCTGGTCGCGCTCCGCCGCGTAGAACCCGTCGTCCAGCGAAACCTTCCGCTCGACCGCCGCCTTCACGCGGGCCGTGGCCTGCGGCGACGGGTCGAACCGGGCCGCCTCGCGGGCCGAGCCAATCGCCTGAAAGAAGCGGTACTCCTTCGCGTCCCGCTCTGATTCCGAGGCGTAGTGGCGGGCCAACTGCGCCGCCAGCTCCGCGGCCCGGGCCTTGTCCGCCGCGTCGGGCCGGGCGCGGTAGTGCTCCCACAGCACCTCCTCCCGCGCCATCGGGTGGACGGCGATGCGGTGGTCGGTCGGGCGGACCGGGAAGACGTACTGCTCGGCCGCGGTGTGAAAGTTGACCGCCACCCGGGTGTACCGCGGCATGTGGCAGCCGACGCAGTCGGCCCGCACCGCCTCGGGGAGTTTGGGCTGTTCGCGGCAGTTCGCCGGGGTGTGGCAGGTCGCACACGCCGCGCGTACGGCGGCCGGCTCGGACGGCTTGTGCGGGTTGTGGCAGGTCACGCAGGTGAGCGTGTCCGACTTCGTGTAGCACTTGCTCTGCCGCATGTAGCCGGCCTGACCGGCGACGTGGTCGTTCTCCCGCCCGGTCGCGGCGAGCGTGTAGAAGTGGTCGTCCACCTTGTCCCCGGGGCGGAACGCGAACGGCTTTCCCTTCGCCCGCATGGCGTTGCTGTGGCACTGCCCGCACACGTCGGTGAGGCGCTCGCGCGGCAGCCGGCCGGGGTGGACGGTGGCGTGCCCGTCGCCGCCGCGGGCGGGGTTGGCCCGGTGGTAGGCGGTGTGGTCCCGGCCGGGGCCGTGGCAGTTCTCGCAGGTGACCCCGAGCGCTGAATCGGACCGCCGGAACTCGTTGGCCGTACCCGGGACGTGCGCGAGCCAGGTGTTGTGGCACTCGACGCACCGCGTGGTGGTGGTGCGGGTGAAGTCGCTGGGGTGGTTCGGGTCGAAGCGCTGCTCGCCCCACTCGCCGGTCGGGTGGAGCCAGCCGAGGGGCAACTCGAACAGCCGGTCGCCCTTCCAGGTGAAGTACACCTCGTCCGCCCCGCCGGCGGAGCCGTACACGAGGTCGATGCGGCCGGCGTGGCGGGTCGCCCCGCGGCTCACGGTCTGGGTGTACTCTCCGCCCCGCTGCGACACCTCGATGCGGGCGCCGGGGGGGGCATAAGGCGTGTACGCGGCCGGGAACGCCGACGCCGGCATCGGCCCCCGTTCGGCCGGCCAGCAGGCGCGGAAGTGGCGCGTCTTCTCGAACCCCTCGACGCGGGCGGCGTGGCACTCCCGGCACGCCTGCGGGCCGACGTACCCGGGATTGGTCTCGGCGGGCGGGGGGCCGTCCTCCGGTTCCTGGAAGAGCGTCGCGAGCTCCGGCGGGGCCGGCGGCGGGACCGGGCGGGGCCACTTCCACCAGCCGACGGCCGCGGCCGCCACGAGCAGCCCGACCCCGAGCCAGCGGAGGTTCGTGCGCCGGTGCGGGTCTGCGGTCATCGCGGCGACTCGTGACGGGGGAACCGTCAGGGTATCACACGCGGGGCACCGGAAGTAGCCGGCGCGAATACTCCGGGGCGGGCGGCGAATCCCCACCAGTAGCGGGTAATTCGGTTGCCGCGCCGCCGCCGGCCGGGCGACAATACCCCGCGACCCACCACCCGCACCGATGAGGCCGTCATGGGGCTCTGGGAGAAGATCACCGGCGAGTTCATCGACATCATCGAGTGGACCGAGCCGAGCCAGAACGAGGTGCTGTCGTACCGCTTCACCCGGTACAAGAACGAGATCAAGAACGGGGCCAAGCTCATCGTCCGCGAGGGGCAGGCGGCGGCGTTCGTGAAGGAGGGCCAGCTCGCCGACGTGAAGGGGCCGGGCACGTACACCCTCGACACCAAGAACATGCCGATCCTGTCCACCATCCTGGGGTGGAAGTACGGGTTCGAGTCGCCGTTCAAGGCCGAGGTGTACTTCATCAGCACCCGCCAGTGGACCGACCAGAAGTGGGGCACGTCGAACCCGGTCATGGTCCGCGACCCCGAGTTCGGCCCCGTCCGCCTGCGGGCGTTCGGCAGCTACGCGTTCAAGGTCACCGACCCGGCCACGTTCCTGCGGGAGCTCGTCGCCACCGACCCGTCGTTCGAGGCGTACGAGGTCACGGCCCAGTTCCGCAACGCCATCGTGTCGCGGTTCGTGGACGTGCTCGGGTCGAGCCGCATCCCGATGCTCGACCTGGCCGGCAACTACGAAAAGGTGAGCAAGCTGGCGCTGGAGAAGATCAGCCCCGAGCTGGCGAAGATGGGCATCTCGCTGACGCAGTTCTTCGTGGAAAACGTGTCGCTGCCGCCGGAGGTGGAGGCGGCGCTGGACAAGCGGAGCCAGATGGGCATCCTCGGCAACCTGGACCAGTACGCGAAGTTTCAGTCGGCCGAGGCCATCCGCGACGCGGCGAACAACCCCGGGGGCGTGGCCGGGCTCGGCGCCGGCATCGGGGCCGGGGTGGCGATCGGCGGCCAGATGGGGAGCGTCCTCGCCGGCGCGGCCGGGGCGCCGGGGGTCGTGACGCCGGGGAACACGCAACCCTACGGGGCCCCGCCGCCGCTGCCCACGGGGGCGCAGTACTTCGCCGCGATCGGCGGCGCCCAGGCCGGGCCGTTCGACACGGCCGGCCTTCAGGCGCAGCTGGCGGCCGGCAAGCTGACGCGGACGACGCTGGTGTGGAAGCAAGGGATGAGCGGCTGGACCGCGGCCGCGGACGTGGCCGAGTTGGCGCCGCTGTTCGCGCACCTGCCGCCGCCGTTGCCGACGTAGGCGAACCGGCGGCGGCAGCCGCCGGGCGGGCACGGCTCTCACCTTGACTCAACCACCCGGCGGCGCCAGCCGCCGGCTCGCCTATGTCTACCCCCACCCAAGGCAAACTGTTCCCCTGCTCGCAGTGCGGGGCGAAGGTCGCGTTCGACCCGGCCACACGGTCGCTCAAGTGCCCCTACTGCGGCCACACCACCGCCGTCCCCGACCCGGCCGACGACGCCGCGGCCGCGGTCGTCGAGCGCGACTTCGACGCCTACCTGGGGCGCGCGGAGGGCGGCGACGGCGGCGTCATCGCCGGCCACACGTCGCAGACGCGCTGCACTGGCTGCGGGGCCACCGTGCTGCTCGAAGACAAGGTGGTGACGAAGGAGTGCCCGTTCTGCGGCACGCACCTGGAGAACAAGCCCGAGCGCGCGACCGGGATGATCCCACCGGAATCGCTGGTGCCGTTCGCGGTCGACCTGCGCGGCGCCCGCGAGGCGTTCACGGGCTGGCTCGGCAACCTTTGGTTCGCCCCGAGCGAGTTGAAGACCGTCGCCAACCTCGGCCAGCTCTCCGGCGTCTACGTGCCGTACTGGACCTACGACGCGATGACGTACACGGCCTACCGCGGCGAGCGTGGCGACAACTACCAGGACACCGAGACGTACACCGACCGCGACGCCCAGGGGAACACCGTCACGAAAACGCGGACGGTCACCCGCGTCCGCTGGTGGCCGGCGTCGGGGCGGGTCGAGCACTTCTTCGACGACGTGCTCGTGTGCGGCTCGAAGAGCGTGCCGCCGCACCTGATCGCGTCACTGGAGCCGTGGGATTTGGAGAACCTGGAGCCGTTCCGCCCGGAGTTCCTCGGCGGGTTCAACACCGAGCGCTACGCCGTCGGGCTGCGCGAGGGATACGCCGAGGCCAAGCAACTGATGGCGCCGACGATCGACACGCTCGTCCGCCGCGACATCGGCGGCGACCACCAGCGCGTGGCCTGGAAGCGGACCGACTACGCGGCGGTGACGTTCAAGCACCTGCTGCTGCCGGTGTGGGTGGCTCACTACCGCTACCACGAGACGCTGTACCAGATTCTGGTGAACGGGCGGACCGGGCAGGTGTCCGGCGATCGGCCGTGGAGCGCCTGGAAGATTCTCGGGGTGGTACTGGCGGTTCTACTCCTCGTGGGCGTGATCGCGCTGGTGATGGCGGTGTCGTCCGGGAAGGCACGGGGGGCGGAGCCGCGCGTCGCCGCCGCGACCGTCGCCAGGTCACAACCGGTTGCGGCGTCACGGCTTGGCCCGATCGCCGAAGCCGCAGCTGGATCGAACCAACTTTTTTATGAGTCGGTGACATGTTTCCGGGGATCGACCCCCCTCGGCCGGAAACAATGATTTCGGCTCGACGGTCGGCGCCGTCCGGTCGGGTCAGTTACCGGCCGAGTCGAGTTGGTCGAGCATGTGGCCGAGTTTCTCGCGCTTGGTCTGCAAGTAGCTGCGGTTGTGCTCGCCGGGCGGAATCTGGATCGGCACCCGGTCCGTGATCCGCAGCCCATACCCGTCCAGGCCGATCACCTTCGCGGGGTTGTTCGTCAGCAGCCGGATGTCGCGCACGCCCAGGTCGTGGAGGATTTGCGCCCCGATGCCGTAGTGCCGCAGGTCCGACGGGAAGCCGAGCCGGCGGTTCGCCTCGACCGTGTCCAGCTTCTCCTCGGTCTGCAGCTTGTACGCCCGCAGTTTGTTCAGCAGCCCGATCCCGCGGCCCTCCTGGCGGACGTACACGATCACGCCCTTGCCCGCCTCCGCGACCTTCCGCATGGCGAGCTGCAACTGCGGCCCGCAGTCGCACTTCATCGAGTGGAGCGCGTCGCCGGTCAGGCACTCGCTGTGCATCCGCACCAGCACCGGCTCCGCCTGCTCCGCCACCACCCCCGGTGCGGATTCGACGCCGACGCCGCCGAGTGTCAGCGCCAGGTGCGGCTCCTGGTCCACGACCGACGTGTACGCGAAGAGGTCGAACTCGCCGAACTCCGTCGGCAACTTCAGGGCGATTTCGCGCTTGACGAGCTTCTCGCGGCGGCGGCGGTACTCGATCAGGTCGGCGATGGTGCACATCTTCAGCTGGTGTCGGTCGCAGAACGCCCGCAGGTCCGGCAGGCGGGCCATCGACCCGTCCTCGTTCAGAATCTCGCAGATGAACGCCACCTCGCGCAGCCCCGCCAGCCGGCACAGATCGACGCTCCCCTCGGTATGGCCCGCGCGGACCAGGACGCCACCCTGGCGGGCGATGAGGCCGTCCATGTGCCCCTTGTCGCGCACCAGGTCACTCGGACCGCTCGCGGGGTCGGCGCACACCTGGATCGTGCGGCAGCGGTCGAACGCGGAGATGCCGGTGGTGACGCCGTCGCGGGCGTCGAAGTTGTGCGTGAACGGCGTGGCGGTGGGGTCGAGGTGGACGCCCGGGAGCAGGTCGAGGCCGAGGCGGGTGGCGTTGGCCGAGGACATGGCGACGCACGGCCGGCCGGCCTGGCGGACGATGAAGTTCACCGCCGCCGGCGTGACGTGCTCGGCGGCCATGACGAGGTCGCCCTCGTTCTCCCGCTGCTCGTCATCGACCAGGACGATCATCCGCCCCGCCGTCAGCTCGGCAAGGGCGTCGTCGA carries:
- a CDS encoding SPFH domain-containing protein, with product MGLWEKITGEFIDIIEWTEPSQNEVLSYRFTRYKNEIKNGAKLIVREGQAAAFVKEGQLADVKGPGTYTLDTKNMPILSTILGWKYGFESPFKAEVYFISTRQWTDQKWGTSNPVMVRDPEFGPVRLRAFGSYAFKVTDPATFLRELVATDPSFEAYEVTAQFRNAIVSRFVDVLGSSRIPMLDLAGNYEKVSKLALEKISPELAKMGISLTQFFVENVSLPPEVEAALDKRSQMGILGNLDQYAKFQSAEAIRDAANNPGGVAGLGAGIGAGVAIGGQMGSVLAGAAGAPGVVTPGNTQPYGAPPPLPTGAQYFAAIGGAQAGPFDTAGLQAQLAAGKLTRTTLVWKQGMSGWTAAADVAELAPLFAHLPPPLPT
- the ribA gene encoding GTP cyclohydrolase II, whose product is MSHRTAAGFCPIDDALAELTAGRMIVLVDDEQRENEGDLVMAAEHVTPAAVNFIVRQAGRPCVAMSSANATRLGLDLLPGVHLDPTATPFTHNFDARDGVTTGISAFDRCRTIQVCADPASGPSDLVRDKGHMDGLIARQGGVLVRAGHTEGSVDLCRLAGLREVAFICEILNEDGSMARLPDLRAFCDRHQLKMCTIADLIEYRRRREKLVKREIALKLPTEFGEFDLFAYTSVVDQEPHLALTLGGVGVESAPGVVAEQAEPVLVRMHSECLTGDALHSMKCDCGPQLQLAMRKVAEAGKGVIVYVRQEGRGIGLLNKLRAYKLQTEEKLDTVEANRRLGFPSDLRHYGIGAQILHDLGVRDIRLLTNNPAKVIGLDGYGLRITDRVPIQIPPGEHNRSYLQTKREKLGHMLDQLDSAGN
- a CDS encoding cytochrome c3 family protein; this translates as MTADPHRRTNLRWLGVGLLVAAAAVGWWKWPRPVPPPAPPELATLFQEPEDGPPPAETNPGYVGPQACRECHAARVEGFEKTRHFRACWPAERGPMPASAFPAAYTPYAPPGARIEVSQRGGEYTQTVSRGATRHAGRIDLVYGSAGGADEVYFTWKGDRLFELPLGWLHPTGEWGEQRFDPNHPSDFTRTTTTRCVECHNTWLAHVPGTANEFRRSDSALGVTCENCHGPGRDHTAYHRANPARGGDGHATVHPGRLPRERLTDVCGQCHSNAMRAKGKPFAFRPGDKVDDHFYTLAATGRENDHVAGQAGYMRQSKCYTKSDTLTCVTCHNPHKPSEPAAVRAACATCHTPANCREQPKLPEAVRADCVGCHMPRYTRVAVNFHTAAEQYVFPVRPTDHRIAVHPMAREEVLWEHYRARPDAADKARAAELAAQLARHYASESERDAKEYRFFQAIGSAREAARFDPSPQATARVKAAVERKVSLDDGFYAAERDQAAGRTREAVARIEQLLKVKPNWASAQGKLGTLLATLGDRKAAVGHLEAVAGSDPDDPYGYNMLGWMAYLSGNPKDAASYFEKTDRLTPRSADVLYRWGLALLDLGDGAGAADRFARATAANPRHSGAWQGLSHARRQLGNAPAALDAARRAARLTRYDSADVLVSLADALAAAGNRPEALAAARRALAVAHEKQPNAIRAAERKLTELEGL